A part of Capsicum annuum cultivar UCD-10X-F1 chromosome 6, UCD10Xv1.1, whole genome shotgun sequence genomic DNA contains:
- the LOC107874030 gene encoding uncharacterized protein LOC107874030 gives MVHLEALDLWKAVEEDYEVTPLGDNPTVNQMRHHKERKTRKVKAKACLFSAVSPSILTRIMQMKSARMKESETIKDYADKLLDLANKVRLFGKDFTDERIAQKMLATLSEKYEATISSLENSKDLSSITLAELVNALQETKKNQKQMQGNNYNNQGGSNPPCPHYKKINHSQQKSTCFASKNTSENWLIDSGCTNYMTSDQNLFKDLDISVISKVKSGNGENLDAKGKGIVAIQSPIVLKLLTDIFCVPDLDQNLLSVGQLLENGSKVLFEEKTCVIKDSDNMEIFKVKMRGKSFSLNLLDGEQATVV, from the exons ATGGTTCATCTTGAAGCACTGGATCTATGGAAAGCAGTAGAAGAGGACTATGAAGTAACTCCTCTTGGAGATAATCCAACAGTAAATCAGATGAGACATCACAAGGAGAGAAAGACAAGGAAAGTCAAAGCCAAAGCATGTCTTTTCTCTGCGGTATCTCCTTCAATTCTTACCAGAATTATGCAAATGAAGTCCGCT AGAATGAAAGAATCAGAAACCATAAAAGATTATGCAGATAAACTACTTGACTTAGCCAACAAGGTGAGATTGTTTGGTAAGGATTTTACTGATGAAAGAATTGCTCAAAAAATGCTTGCCACACTTTCTGAGAAATATGAAGCCACAATCTCTTCTTTAGAGAATTCTAAGGATCTGTCAAGCATTACATTGGCAGAACTTGTTAATGCTTTGCAG GAAACCAAAAAGAACCAGAAGCAAATGCAAGGCAATAATTACAACAATCAGGGAGGAAGTAATCCACCCTGCCCTCATTACAAAAAGATAAATCACTCTCAACAGAAAT CAACTTGTTTTGCTAGCAAAAACACTTCTGAAAATTGGTTGATTGATAGTGGATGTACAAATTATATGACCAGCGATCAAAATCTCTTTAAAGATCTAGATATATCTGTTATTTCCAAAGTAAAAAGTGGAAATGGAGAAAATCTTGATGCAAAAGGCAAAGGAATAGTTGCAATTCAAAGTCCTATAGTTTTGAAACTTTTAACTGATATTTTTTGTGTTCCTGATCTTGATCAGAACCTCTTAAGTGTTGGACAGCTACTTGAAAATGGTTCCAAAGTATTGTTTGAAGAAAAAACATGTGTCATCAAGGATTCTGATAATATGGAGATTTTCAAGGTTAAGATGCGAGGAAAGAGTTTTTCCTTGAATCTATTGGACGGGGAGCAAGCAACAGTTGTCTGA